The DNA window TTACTGCAGGATGGCAATAAGCTGTgttttcagctaactggtaaaactttcaaaattAAAAAAACAGACAGACTACtttcatagaacagagaacagtacagcacagaacaggcccttcggcccatgatgttgtgccgagctttgtctgaaacccagatcaagctatttcctccctatcatcccgaagtactccatgtgcctatccaatagcttcttaaatgttcctaaagtttctgactccactatcactgcaggcagtccattccacaccccaaccactctctgcgtaaagaacctacctctgatatccgtcctatatctcccaccatgaaccctatagttatgcccatagttaccactccattcacccgaggaaatagtctttgaacgttcactctatctatccccctcatcatcttataaacctctatcaagtctcctctcaacctcctccgctccaaagagaaaagcccaagttccctcaacctttcctcatatgacctaccctccaaaccaggcagcatcctggtaaatctcctctgcactctttccagtgtctccacatccttcttgtagtgaggtgaccagaactgcacacaatattccaaatgtggtctcaccaaggtcctgtacagttgcagcataaccccacggctcttaaactcaaaccccctgttaatgaacgccaacacactataggccttcttcacagctctatccacttgagtggcaaccttcagagatctatggatatgaaccccaagatctctctgttcctcctcattcttcagaaccctacctttgaccctgtaatccacatttaaatttgtcctaccaaaatgaatcacctcacatttatcagggttaaactccatttgccatttttcagcccagctctgcatcctatctatatctctttgcagcctacaacagccctccaccacatccactactccaccaatcttggtgtcatcagcaaatttactgatccacccttcagccccctcctccaagtcatttataaaaattacaaatagcagaggaccaagcaccgatccctgtggcactccgctggtaaccggtttccagtccaaaaattttccatccactaccaccctctgtctcctgttagatagccagttacctatccaatcggccaaacttccctctatcccacacatctttactttcttcataagccgaccgtgggggactttatcaaacgccttactaaaatccatgtatatgacatcaactgccttaccttcatcaacacacttagttacctcctcaaaaaattctatcaaatttgtgaggcaagacttgcccttcacgaatccgtgctgactatcccggattaatccgcatctttctaaatggtcgtaaatcctatccctaaggaccttttccatcaacttaccgaccaccgaagtaagactaaccggcctataattaccagggtcatttctattccctttcttaaacagaggaacaacattcgccattctccagtcctctggcaccacccccgtggacagcgaggacccaaagatcaaagccaaaggctctgcaatctcatcccttgcctcccaaagaatccgaggatatatttaatcaggcccaggggacttatcaactttcagtttattcaaaattgctagtacagcttccctccgaacatctacttcctccagcctatcagcctgtgacaccctctccgaTGGGAGTGAGTGatctttaccctgctgaataaacagtgactctgtacagttacacagtgggtgatccttaccctgctgaataaccagtgactctgtacagttacacagtgggtgatccttaccctgctgaataaacagtgactctgtacagttatgcAGTGGGTGATCCTTATcctgctgaatatacagtgactctgtacagttacacagtgagtgatccttaccctgctgaataaacagtgactctgtacagttacacagtgagtgatccttaccctgctgaataaacagtgactctgtacagttacacagtgagtgatccttaccctgctgaataaacagtgactctgtacagttacacagtgagtgatccttaccctgctgaataaacagtgactctgtacagttacacagtgagtgatccttaccctgctgaataaacagtgactctgtacagttacacagtgagtgatccttaccctgctgaataaacagtgactctgtacagttacacagtgagtgacccttaccctgctgaataaacagtgactgtgtacagttacacagcgagtgatccttaccctgctgaataaacagtgactgtgtacagttacacagtgagtgatccttaccctgctgaataaacagtgactctgtacagttacacagtgagtgatccttaccctgctgaataaacagtgacactgtacagttacacagtgagtgatccttaccctgctgaataaacagtgactctgtacagttacacagtgagtgatccttaccctgctgaataagcagtgactctgtacagttacacagtgagtgatccttaccctgctgaataagcagtgactctgtacagttacacagtgagtgatccttaccctgctgaataaacagtgactctgtacagttacacagtgagtgatccttaccctgctgaataagcagtgactctgtacagttacacagtgagtgatccttaccctgctgaatagactgtgactgtgtacagttacacagtgagtgacccttaccctgctgaataaacagtgactctgtacagttacagtgagtgatccttaccctgctgaataaacagtgactctgtacagttacacagtgagtgatccttacactgctgaataagcagtgactctgtacagttatgatgtggagatgccggcgttggactggggtaaacacagtaagaagtttaacaacaccaggttaaagtccaacaggtttatttggtagcaaaagccacacaagctttcgaggctctgagccccttcttcaggtgagtgggaattctgttcacaaacagaacttataagacacagactcaattatgaataatggttggaatgcgaatacttacaactaatccagtctttaagaaacaaaacaatgggagtggggagagcatcaagacaggctaaaaagatgtgtattgtctggagacaatacacatctttttagcctgtcttgatgctctccccactcccattgttttgtttcttaaagactggattagttgtaagtattcgcattccaaccattattcatgtaaattgagtctgtgtcttataagttctgtttgtgaacagaattcccactcacctgaagaaggggctcagagcctcgaaagcttgtgtggcttttgctaccaaataaacctgttggactttaacctggtgttgttaaacttcttactctgtacagttacacagtgagtgatccttaccctgctgaataaacagtgactctgcacagttacacagtgagtgatccttaccctgctgaataaacagtgactgtgtacagttacacagtgagtgatccttaccctgctgaataaacagtgactgtgtacagttacacagtgagtgatccttaccctgctgaataaacagtgactctgtacagttacacagtgagtgatccttaccctgctgaataaacagttactgtgtacagttacacagtgagtgatccttaccctgctgaataaacagtgactctgtacagttacacagtgagtgatccttaccctgctgaataaacagttactgtacagtgacacagtgagcgatccttaccctgctgaataaacagtgactctgcacagttacatagtgagtgatccttaccctgctgaatttcTGATATTTTCTATCCTGGCCATCCATACCTTCAATATGATGCAGTGATTTCTTCCAcatctccagataggacagcacATTCCTGGTCTCCGTGCGGAAGTGTTTGACTGAGCGCTGCCGTGCAGCTATCCACATTTGCCagctgctgactgtccctgaaGATTGGCTCCGGAACCGCCTGAAGTGCGTTAGAATCAGTGTTAACATTCTTGCAAACTCCAGGCCCATCTCCACCCACATCCCTAACCCACGCGGAGGGCTCAGTCCCCCGGGGGAGTGACGGATCCCCAACCAGCCCCGGTGGAGAAGTTCCAACCTTCCCCGCagactgagggaggggagagggtcatCTCTGACCCACCAATCCCTCCGATTGGAGGATACACACTGGATTCAAACTCACCGCTATTGAACCCAATTACCCACCTGAGCAAGCGTTTCTTGAGCATTGAGAATGGAGCCTCCCTGGCAGGACGATGGACATCCCAAGACCACCCATTCTCCTCTGGGATCTCTGCACGCCCTCCAAGGCTCTGGTCTGAGAGGCTTCCCTCGCCCGCTGTTGAGGGTCTGAACCTCAGAgactccattccaggcaacaatgTTGGCTTGAACGGACTGCCATATTCCTGAACGTCAGTCCAATCATAATCGGGATAATCTGCAAGATTAACAAGAAATATACACTGTAGGACTTGATAATCcagacccacactccccccccccgccctctcccccctccacccccccgccggagccagtactgagggagtgccgcactgtcagagggtcagtgctgagggagtgccgcactgtcagagggtcagtgctgagggagtgccgcactgtcagagggtcagtgctgagggagtgccgcactgtcagagggtcagtactgagggagtgccgcactgtcagagggtcagtgctgagggagtgccgcactgtcagagggtcagtactgagggagtgccgcactgtcagagggtcagtgctgagggagtgccgcactgtcagagggtcagtgctgagggagtgccgcactgtcagagggtcagtgctgagggagtgctgcactgtcagagggtcagtactgagggagtgccgcactgtcagagggtcagtgctgagggagtgccgcactgtcagagggtcagtactgagggagtgccgcactgtcagagggtcagtactgagggagtgccgcactgtcagagggtcagtgctgagggagtgctgcactgtcagagggtcagtgctgacggagtgccgcactgtcggagggtcagtgctgagggagtgccgcactgtcggagggtcagtactgagggagtgctgcactgtcagagggtcagtactgagggagtgccgcactgtcagagggtcagtactgagggagtgccgcagtgtcagagggtcagtactgagggagtgccgcactgtcagagggttagtactgagagagtgccgcactgtcagagggtcagtactgagggagtgccgcactgtcagagggtcagtactgagggagtgccgcactgtcagagggtcagtactgagggagtgccgcactgtcagagggtcagtactgagggagtgctgcactgtcagagggtcagtgctgagggagtgccgcactgtcagagggtcagtactgagggagtgctgcactgtcagagggtcagtactgagggagtgccgcactgtcagagggtcagtactgagggagtgccgcactgtcagagggtcagtactgagggagtgccgcactgtcagagggtcagtgctgagggagtgctgcactgtcagagggtcagtactgagggagtgccgcactgtcagagggtcagtactgagggagtgccgcactgtcagagggtcagtgctgagggagtgccgcactgtcagagggtctgtgctgagggagtgccgcactgtcagagggtcagtgctgacggagtgccgcactgtcagagggtcagtactgagggagtgccgcactgtcagagggtcagtgctgagggagtgccgcactatcagagggtcagtactgagggagtgccgcactgtcagagggtcagtgctgagggagtgctgcactgtcagagggtcagtactgagggagtgccgcactgtcagagggtcagtgctgagggagtgccgcactgtcagagggtcagtactgagggagtgccgcactgtcagagggtcagtactgagggagtgccgcactgtcagagggtcagtgctgagggagtgctgcactgtcggagggtcagtactgagggagtgctgcactgtcagagggtcagtactgagggagtgccgcactgtcagagggtcagtactgagggagtgctgcactgtcagagggtcagtactgagggagtgccgcactgtcagagggtcagtactgagggagtgccgcagtgtcagagggtcagtactgagggagtgccacactgtcagagggttagtactgagggagtgccgcactgtcagagggtcagtactgagggagtgctgcactgtcagagggtcagtgctgagggagtgccgcactgtcagagggtcagtactgagggagtgccgcactgtcagagggtcagtgctgagggagtgccgcactgtcagagggtcagtgctgagggagtgccgcactgtcagagggtcagtactgagggagtgccgcactgtcagagggtcagtactgagggagtgctgcactgtcagagggtcagtactgagggagtgccgcactgtcagagggtcagtactgagggagtgccgcagtgtcagagggtcagtactgagggagtgccgcactgtcagagggttagtactgagggagtgccgcactgtcagagggtcagtactgagggagtgctgcactgtcagagggtcagtgctgagggagtgccacactgtcagagggtcagtactgagggagtgccgcactgtcagagggtcagtgctgagggagtgccgcactgtcagagggtcagtgctgagggagtgccacactgtcagagggtcagtactgagggagtgccgcactgtcagagggtcagtactgagggagtgccgcactgtcagagggtcagtgctgagggagtgccgcactgtcagagggtcagtactgagggagtgccgcactgtcagagggtcagtgctgagggagtgccgcactgtcgggggtagatgtatatactctgggatttgaactccataATCCAGAGCCACACCCCGCCCCCCGGTGCAGtgactgtgagagtgagtgtgagcagtggagTCGGCCTTGCTCTCTCACTCAGGCTGTGTGAAGTTCACTCTGAGTCTCTCACagccaggggggtggggagatgggggggggtgggggtgagggggggctgctggggggggtgggggggagatgggggggcttCATTCCCCTCTCAGGTGCCACCCCAGGCCCTGCTGGCAGTGGGTACTGAGTCTAACCTGTCACTCCCCCCTACCTGCAGTCACTCCCATCACTCGGTCGCTCTCCAGCATCTCCTCCGCTCCGACCTCCTCAGTGGGGGGTTCCTTCCCGGGCTGGAATGGTGCCGATGTGGAGGGTGGAGGCAGAGCTGGAACAGGGTGAAGGCGGATTGAAACAGGAGAGTGCACAGGTTTGTATTCCTGGCGTAGACTCTCACTCAGAGAGACGGGGAGGCTGAATCAGGAAGTAAGCAAGTGTTCTAACCGAGGGGATTAATGATAAACCCTCACGCTCCCCATGGTTTATCATTGTCTCGGTAAAGGCATCACTCTGACAATGTGATCTTTTAACAATGGACTGCTGCATCCCGTCTCACATTCAGGTTAAAACTGCTTTCCACAGGCTCCCAGAGCAGCTGGAACCCAATCCCTCGGGATCCGGTTCCCTGTTCCAGCTGAAAACATTGCACGCTTTAtccacactgacactctcacacccccaccccggtgccagtactgggggagtgccgcactgtcagagggtcagtgctgagggagtactgcactgtcagagggtcagtgctgagggagtgccacactgtcagagggtcagtgcagagggagtgccgcactgtcagagggtcagtgctgagggagcgtcacactgtcagagggtcagtgctgagggagtgccacactgtcagagggtcagtgcagagggagtgccgcactgtcagagggtcagtgctgagggagcgtcacactgtcagagggtcagtgcagagggagtgccgcactgtcagagggtcagtgctgagggagtgccacactgtcagagggtcagtactgagggagtgccgcactgtcagagggtcagtgctgagggagtgctgcactatcagagggtcagtgctgagggagtgctgcactgtcagagggtcagtactgagggagtgctgcactgtcagatggtcagtactgagggagtgccgcactgtcagagggtcagtgctgagggagtgccgcactgtcagagggtcagtgctgagggagtgctgcactgtcagagggtcagtgctgagggagagttgcactgtcagagggtcagtgctgagggagagttgcactgtcagagggtcagtgctgagggagtgctgcactgtcagagggtcagtactgagggagtgccgcactgtcagagggtcagtgctgagggagtgccgcactgtcagagggtcagtgctgagggagtgctgcactggcagagggtcagtgctgagggagagttgcactgtcagagggtcagtgctgagggagtgccgcactgtcagagggtcagtgctgagggagtgccgcactgtcagagggtcagtgctgagggagtgccgcactgtcagagggtcagtgctgagggagtgccgcactgtcagagggtcagttctgagggaacgccgcactgtcagagggtcagtactgagggagtgccgcactgtcagagagtcagtactgagggagtgccgcactgtcagagggtcagtgctgagggagtgccgcactgtcagggggtcagaactgagggagcgctgcacggtcagggggtcagtgctgagggagtgccgcactgtcggggggtcagtgctgagggagcgctgcactgtcagagggtcagtactgagggagtgccacactgtcagagggtcagtgctgagggagtgccgcactgtcggggggtcagaactgagggagcgctgcactgtcagagggtcagtcctgagggagtgccgcactgtcagagggtcagtactgagggagtgctgcactgtcagagggtcagtactgagggagtgccgcactgtcagagggtcagtgctgagggagtgccacactgtcagagggtcagtgctgagggagtgccgcactgtcagagggtcagtactgagggagtgctgcactgtcagagggtcagtactgagggagtgccgcactgtcagagggtcagtgctgagggagtgccacattgtcagagggtcagtgctgagggagtgccgcactgtcagaggtcagtgctgagggagtgccgcactgtcagaggatcagtactgagggagtgccgcactg is part of the Mustelus asterias unplaced genomic scaffold, sMusAst1.hap1.1 HAP1_SCAFFOLD_4537, whole genome shotgun sequence genome and encodes:
- the LOC144491138 gene encoding transmembrane channel-like protein 7, which encodes MGLLSLRTLRSCISDYSSSPGEIELLIAVILDPVSLPPPSTSAPFQPGKEPPTEAVGAEEMLESDRVMGVTAALPPPSTSAPFQPGKEPPTEEVGAEEMLESDRVMGVTADYPDYDWTDVQEYGSPFKPTLLPGMESLRFRPSTAGEGSLSDQSLGGRAEIPEENGWSWDVHRPAREAPFSMLKKRLLRRFRSQSSGTVSSWQMWIAARQRSVKHFRTETRNVLSYLEMWKKSLHHIEGHFGTGIGSYFSFLRFLVLLNLSTFLIIALFVMIPAITFDRLREEGSGITTASPPHSGNCTEYDPTRKGLVNFYEYALDILTGT